The following coding sequences lie in one Arthrobacter sp. SLBN-122 genomic window:
- a CDS encoding MarR family winged helix-turn-helix transcriptional regulator, with amino-acid sequence MDHWPTGRLLSTAARLVEHSWNEKLGAIGLTHAGVIAIEVLAAQGPMTQAQLAQYVRVQAQTMGKTLSRLESHGHIVRVRSTSDRRSHVVSLTEQGKDAVAQAVEMERSVLASASIDPELLRQELKAVVRELASQFSTTPGNAAALVDNAAK; translated from the coding sequence ATGGATCACTGGCCCACAGGGCGCCTCCTGTCCACTGCTGCGCGTCTCGTTGAACACTCATGGAACGAAAAACTTGGCGCCATCGGACTAACCCACGCCGGTGTTATCGCCATCGAAGTCCTTGCCGCGCAAGGACCCATGACCCAGGCGCAGCTTGCCCAGTATGTCCGCGTCCAGGCCCAGACCATGGGCAAGACGCTCAGCCGGCTCGAGTCCCACGGCCATATCGTCCGGGTGCGCAGCACCTCGGACCGCAGGAGCCATGTGGTGTCGCTCACCGAGCAGGGCAAGGACGCCGTGGCCCAGGCTGTGGAGATGGAGCGCTCCGTGCTGGCATCTGCGTCGATCGACCCCGAACTGCTGCGGCAGGAACTCAAGGCTGTGGTGCGTGAACTCGCCAGCCAGTTTTCCACGACGCCCGGCAACGCCGCTGCCCTGGTGGACAACGCCGCCAAATAG
- a CDS encoding fasciclin domain-containing protein, producing the protein MQTFKRTTFTVAGVAAAALLSLTACGGSGSASGSSASSAPMSSSPSSSMASPSPSAMASSSAGTMDPAANLVGPGCAAYAQQVPSGAGSVEGMALDPVAVAASNNPILTTLTAAVSGKLNPKVDLVDTLNGGEFTVFAPVDDAFKKIDAATIETLKTDDALLGKILTYHVVPGQITPDKIAGTHATVQGGSVTVTGSGDNLMVDNASVVCGGVKTKNATVYLIDSVLMPK; encoded by the coding sequence ATGCAGACCTTCAAGCGCACCACTTTCACCGTCGCCGGCGTTGCAGCGGCCGCTCTGCTCAGCCTCACCGCATGTGGCGGTTCCGGCAGCGCCTCCGGGTCATCGGCGTCGTCGGCGCCGATGTCATCCTCCCCCAGCTCCAGCATGGCGTCCCCGTCCCCCAGCGCCATGGCCAGTTCCTCGGCCGGCACCATGGATCCGGCGGCAAACCTGGTGGGACCCGGCTGCGCCGCCTACGCCCAGCAGGTTCCCAGCGGTGCAGGCTCGGTGGAGGGAATGGCCCTTGATCCGGTGGCCGTGGCTGCCTCCAACAACCCGATCCTCACCACGCTTACGGCCGCCGTTTCCGGCAAGCTGAACCCCAAGGTGGACCTGGTTGACACCCTCAACGGCGGCGAGTTCACCGTGTTCGCACCGGTGGATGACGCCTTCAAGAAGATCGACGCCGCCACCATCGAGACCCTGAAGACGGACGACGCGCTGCTGGGCAAGATCCTGACCTACCACGTGGTTCCCGGCCAGATCACCCCTGACAAGATCGCCGGCACGCACGCCACGGTCCAGGGTGGCTCCGTCACGGTGACCGGCAGCGGCGACAACCTCATGGTGGACAACGCCAGCGTGGTTTGCGGCGGCGTCAAGACCAAGAACGCAACGGTCTACCTGATCGACTCGGTCCTCATGCCCAAGTAA
- the serA gene encoding phosphoglycerate dehydrogenase, whose protein sequence is MSKPVVLLAEELSPATVEALGPDFEIRQTDGADRSQLLSAISDVDAILVRSATQVDAEAIAAAKNLKVIARAGVGLDNVDIKAATQAGVMVVNAPTSNIVSAAELTVGHILSLARHIPQASAALKDGEWKRSKYTGIELFEKKIGIIGLGRIGALVAARLKGFDTKILAYDPYITSARAAQLGVQLVTLDELLAQSDFITIHMPKTPETVGMLGADAFRKMKKTAYVVNVARGGLVDEEALFTALQDGEIAGAGVDVFAKEPSTDLPFFKLDNVVVTPHLGASTDEAQEKAGVSVAKSVRLALAGELVPDAVNVAGGVIAPDVRPGIPLIEKLGRIFTALTHASLTQFDVEVAGEISSLDVKVLELAALKGIFADVVTEQVSYVNAPVIAEQRGINVRLITTPETESYRNVLTLRGALSDGSQISVAGTLTGPKQIEKLVGINGFEVEIPISEHLVVVAYTDRPGVIGTIGHILGMNNINIAGMQVARSNEGGQVLALLTIDSSVPQQVLDAIKAGIGAEMVREVDLED, encoded by the coding sequence GTGTCAAAACCCGTAGTACTGCTCGCCGAAGAACTTTCCCCCGCCACCGTCGAGGCCCTTGGCCCGGACTTTGAGATCCGCCAGACCGACGGCGCAGACCGTTCCCAGCTGCTCTCGGCGATCAGCGACGTAGACGCGATCCTGGTCCGCTCCGCCACCCAGGTTGATGCCGAAGCCATCGCCGCCGCCAAGAACCTCAAGGTCATCGCCCGCGCCGGCGTGGGGCTGGACAACGTGGACATCAAGGCCGCCACGCAGGCCGGCGTCATGGTGGTCAACGCGCCCACGTCCAACATCGTTTCCGCCGCTGAACTCACCGTGGGCCACATCTTGAGCCTGGCCCGCCACATCCCGCAGGCCAGCGCCGCCCTCAAAGACGGCGAATGGAAGCGCTCCAAGTACACCGGCATTGAACTGTTCGAAAAGAAGATCGGCATCATCGGCCTCGGCCGCATCGGCGCCCTGGTGGCAGCCCGCCTGAAGGGCTTCGACACCAAGATCCTGGCCTATGATCCCTACATCACCTCCGCCCGCGCTGCGCAGCTGGGCGTGCAGCTGGTCACCCTGGACGAACTCCTGGCCCAGTCCGATTTCATCACCATCCACATGCCCAAGACGCCCGAGACCGTCGGCATGCTGGGCGCTGACGCATTCAGGAAGATGAAGAAGACGGCCTACGTGGTCAACGTGGCCCGCGGCGGCCTGGTGGACGAGGAAGCCCTCTTCACCGCCCTACAGGACGGCGAAATCGCCGGTGCCGGCGTTGACGTCTTCGCTAAGGAGCCCAGCACCGACCTGCCGTTCTTCAAGCTCGACAACGTGGTGGTAACCCCGCACCTGGGCGCCTCCACCGACGAAGCCCAGGAAAAGGCCGGCGTCTCCGTGGCCAAGTCCGTCCGCCTGGCCCTCGCCGGCGAGCTGGTCCCGGACGCCGTCAACGTTGCCGGCGGCGTCATTGCCCCCGACGTCCGCCCGGGCATCCCGCTGATCGAGAAGCTGGGACGCATCTTCACGGCGCTGACCCACGCATCCCTGACCCAGTTCGACGTCGAAGTGGCCGGCGAGATTTCCTCCCTGGACGTCAAGGTGCTGGAGCTGGCGGCGCTTAAGGGCATCTTCGCCGACGTCGTCACGGAACAGGTGTCCTACGTCAACGCCCCGGTCATCGCCGAGCAGCGCGGCATCAACGTCCGCCTGATCACCACCCCGGAGACCGAGTCCTACCGCAACGTCCTGACCCTGCGCGGCGCCCTCAGCGACGGCAGCCAGATCTCCGTGGCCGGCACCCTGACCGGCCCCAAGCAGATCGAGAAGCTGGTGGGCATCAACGGCTTCGAAGTGGAAATCCCCATCAGCGAGCACCTTGTGGTGGTTGCCTACACCGACCGCCCCGGCGTGATCGGCACCATCGGCCACATCCTGGGCATGAACAACATCAACATCGCCGGCATGCAGGTGGCCCGCTCCAACGAGGGCGGCCAGGTCCTTGCCCTGCTGACCATCGACAGCTCCGTTCCCCAGCAGGTGCTCGATGCCATCAAGGCCGGCATCGGCGCCGAGATGGTCCGGGAAGTGGACCTGGAAGACTAA
- a CDS encoding acetolactate synthase large subunit: protein MSKGSPISPSLMATKSAGAAKAPERADRTADHAAVVADLAAVSPVLGPNNVVPPTVMTGSQAIVRSLEELGVDDIFGLPGGAILPTYDPLMASTMNHVLVRHEQGAGHAAQGYAMVTGRVGVCIATSGPGATNLVTAIMDAHMDSVPLVAITGQVSSGVIGTDAFQEADIVGITMPITKHSFLVTDPNDIPHVMAEAFHLASTGRPGPVLVDVAKDAQVGQMTFSWPPKIDLPGYRPVTRGHNKQVREAAKLIAASRKPVLYVGGGVVKAHASAELLALAEATGAPVVTTLMAKGAFPDSHPQHMGMPGMHGTVSAVTALQQSDLLITLGARFDDRVTGVLKTFAPNAKVIHADIDPAEISKNRTADVPIVGSVKEIIPELTEAVRGQFEASGTPDLTTWWAFLNNLKETYPLGWTEPDDGLIAPQKVIQRIGALTGPEGVYVAGVGQHQMWAAQFIKYERPHAWLNSGGAGTMGYAVPAAMGAKVGEPDRVVWAIDGDGCFQMTNQELATCAINNIPIKVAVINNSSLGMVRQWQTLFYEGRYSNTDLNTGHDTVRIPDFVKLGEAYGCASFRCEREEDIDATIQKALEINDRPVVIDFVVSPNSMVWPMVPAGVSNDQIQVARNMTPEWEEED, encoded by the coding sequence ATGAGCAAAGGATCGCCCATCAGCCCCTCGCTGATGGCCACCAAGTCCGCTGGAGCCGCCAAGGCTCCGGAACGCGCCGACCGGACGGCTGACCACGCCGCCGTCGTCGCCGACCTTGCTGCCGTCTCTCCTGTCCTTGGGCCGAACAACGTCGTACCCCCGACGGTGATGACCGGCTCGCAAGCAATCGTCCGCTCGCTCGAAGAACTCGGCGTCGACGATATTTTCGGTTTGCCCGGTGGCGCGATCCTGCCCACCTACGACCCCTTGATGGCCTCCACCATGAACCACGTGCTGGTCCGTCACGAACAGGGAGCCGGCCACGCCGCGCAAGGCTACGCCATGGTCACCGGGCGGGTTGGCGTCTGCATCGCCACCTCCGGCCCCGGTGCCACCAACCTCGTTACCGCCATCATGGATGCCCACATGGACTCCGTGCCCCTGGTGGCCATCACCGGCCAGGTATCCAGCGGCGTCATCGGCACCGACGCCTTCCAGGAAGCCGACATCGTGGGCATCACCATGCCCATCACCAAGCACTCCTTCCTGGTGACCGACCCCAACGACATCCCCCACGTCATGGCCGAAGCCTTCCACCTGGCTTCCACCGGCCGTCCCGGGCCGGTGTTGGTGGACGTTGCCAAGGATGCACAGGTGGGCCAGATGACGTTCTCCTGGCCGCCGAAGATCGACCTGCCCGGCTACCGACCGGTCACCCGGGGCCACAACAAGCAGGTGCGCGAGGCCGCCAAGCTGATCGCAGCTTCCCGCAAACCCGTGCTGTACGTGGGCGGCGGCGTGGTCAAAGCACACGCCTCAGCCGAACTGCTGGCCCTCGCCGAAGCAACGGGCGCGCCCGTTGTGACAACCCTGATGGCCAAGGGCGCCTTCCCGGACTCCCATCCGCAACACATGGGCATGCCGGGCATGCACGGGACCGTCTCAGCCGTCACCGCGCTGCAGCAGTCCGACCTGCTGATCACCCTCGGCGCCCGCTTCGATGACCGCGTCACCGGCGTACTGAAGACCTTCGCGCCCAATGCCAAGGTTATCCACGCGGACATAGACCCGGCCGAAATCTCCAAGAACCGCACCGCCGACGTGCCCATCGTGGGGTCCGTGAAGGAGATCATCCCCGAACTCACCGAAGCCGTGCGCGGCCAGTTCGAGGCCTCAGGCACCCCGGACCTCACCACCTGGTGGGCGTTCCTGAACAACCTCAAGGAAACCTACCCGCTGGGCTGGACTGAACCGGACGACGGCCTCATCGCCCCGCAAAAGGTCATCCAGCGGATCGGCGCCCTCACCGGACCCGAAGGTGTCTACGTGGCCGGAGTGGGCCAGCACCAGATGTGGGCCGCCCAGTTCATCAAGTACGAGCGCCCCCACGCCTGGCTGAACTCCGGCGGCGCCGGCACCATGGGGTACGCCGTACCGGCCGCCATGGGCGCGAAGGTGGGCGAACCGGACCGGGTGGTCTGGGCCATCGACGGCGACGGCTGCTTCCAGATGACCAACCAGGAACTGGCCACCTGCGCCATCAACAACATCCCCATCAAGGTGGCTGTCATCAACAACTCCTCCTTGGGTATGGTGCGCCAGTGGCAGACCCTCTTCTACGAGGGCCGCTACTCCAACACCGACCTCAACACCGGCCATGACACCGTCCGCATCCCGGACTTCGTCAAGCTGGGGGAGGCCTACGGCTGCGCCTCGTTCCGTTGCGAACGCGAAGAGGACATCGACGCCACCATCCAAAAGGCCCTCGAGATCAACGACCGCCCCGTGGTCATCGACTTCGTAGTGAGCCCCAACTCCATGGTGTGGCCGATGGTGCCCGCCGGCGTGAGCAACGACCAGATCCAGGTTGCCCGCAACATGACCCCGGAATGGGAAGAGGAAGACTGA
- a CDS encoding sunset domain-containing protein, whose protein sequence is MDIVFWIILIVVIAVIIWWLLNRNKSAGPTGGSSAGTRTDGALEGGSAAASAQAAGTTGIPTAAGFGKPAEPPAPATVEESLDSSAASSPTSPRTADGGSSGSGAAAEQRHHQDQSHGQSQNEAQNQAADQAEWETQWSEAGSGPGSSVVGSAGTPAGQAARNGASAGTDSGQASPADARPVHHDEYTAPHSPTLPGAETAAVEGTDDGGTSPEVPAGGQAYQHRADSSESGHRQEPAVAAAAGGSQGEAAAAETLDRTQSSALVENGADHHQPSGQDQDLAAAAQAQGMESAAPSGHLAADEPYGAGSAAPGPDGSGPADYTVKGDAAAMVYYEEGHPDYEQTRAEVWFESAAHAEAAGFRAPRRKRL, encoded by the coding sequence ATGGACATTGTTTTCTGGATCATTCTCATCGTTGTCATCGCCGTCATCATCTGGTGGCTGCTGAACCGCAACAAGTCCGCCGGCCCCACTGGCGGATCATCAGCAGGAACCAGGACAGACGGAGCGCTCGAGGGCGGCAGTGCCGCAGCGTCCGCCCAGGCGGCAGGCACCACCGGTATCCCTACGGCGGCAGGGTTCGGAAAGCCGGCCGAACCGCCCGCCCCTGCCACGGTTGAGGAATCGCTGGATTCGTCCGCCGCATCCAGCCCCACATCCCCCCGCACTGCAGACGGCGGCAGTTCAGGCAGCGGCGCCGCTGCCGAGCAACGCCATCACCAGGACCAATCACACGGCCAATCGCAGAACGAGGCACAGAACCAGGCTGCGGACCAGGCCGAATGGGAAACCCAATGGTCCGAGGCCGGATCCGGGCCGGGCTCCTCGGTGGTGGGTTCAGCCGGAACTCCCGCGGGTCAGGCTGCCCGGAACGGCGCCTCCGCGGGGACGGATTCCGGTCAGGCTTCCCCGGCGGACGCCCGCCCCGTTCACCATGATGAGTACACGGCCCCCCACTCCCCCACCCTTCCCGGTGCTGAAACAGCTGCCGTGGAAGGCACTGACGACGGCGGCACATCGCCTGAGGTGCCGGCCGGCGGACAGGCGTACCAGCACCGGGCCGACTCCTCTGAATCAGGACACAGGCAGGAGCCGGCAGTGGCTGCAGCTGCCGGTGGCAGCCAGGGGGAAGCCGCCGCGGCCGAAACGCTGGACCGCACCCAGTCCTCCGCCCTGGTGGAGAACGGCGCGGACCACCACCAGCCATCCGGGCAGGACCAGGACCTGGCTGCTGCCGCGCAGGCACAGGGCATGGAGTCCGCTGCGCCTTCCGGGCACCTGGCAGCAGATGAGCCATATGGGGCAGGTTCGGCGGCGCCGGGCCCCGACGGAAGCGGACCGGCGGACTACACGGTCAAAGGCGACGCCGCCGCGATGGTCTACTACGAAGAAGGACATCCCGACTATGAGCAGACCCGGGCGGAAGTCTGGTTTGAATCTGCTGCGCACGCGGAGGCCGCCGGATTCCGGGCCCCGCGCCGCAAACGGCTTTAG
- a CDS encoding PQQ-dependent sugar dehydrogenase: MAVCLVLAACTGTSGPPEPATGTASNGTAPGTAVVVPPPPAGSAAASSPAPTPPPVPTVQERLELQLSIPWAAVFLPDGTAIISERETALLKAVRNGKATTLGKVPDVAPAGEGGLLGLALSPHFDADHLLYAYLTTREDNRVVRLIVEGDANGSLALGQPQVVLSGIPKATTHNGGRIRFGPDGFLYVGTGDAQRREQPQDPNALGGKILRLTADGSPAPGNPFGNAVYSLGHRNVQGLAWDGAGRLWASEFGPDMDDELNLILPGANYGWPQVTGAPHRAGFQDAKVVWPSTRDSSPSGLEIAGGVAYLGALRGERFWAVPLQGTEAGDPVAYFTGEYGRIRDVIRTPEGGLWLLTNNENPDFVLVLRPFQ; this comes from the coding sequence CTGGCCGTGTGCCTGGTACTGGCCGCCTGCACGGGAACGTCCGGGCCGCCCGAACCGGCCACAGGTACGGCCAGCAACGGCACCGCGCCGGGAACCGCCGTCGTTGTGCCTCCGCCGCCCGCCGGCTCTGCCGCTGCTTCTTCCCCTGCCCCAACCCCTCCCCCTGTTCCCACGGTGCAGGAACGGCTGGAACTGCAGCTGAGCATTCCGTGGGCAGCGGTATTCCTTCCCGACGGCACTGCCATCATCTCCGAGCGCGAAACAGCACTGCTGAAGGCCGTGCGGAATGGAAAAGCCACTACGCTCGGCAAAGTACCGGACGTTGCGCCCGCCGGAGAAGGCGGCCTGCTGGGCCTGGCGCTGTCCCCGCATTTTGACGCGGACCACCTGCTCTACGCCTACCTGACGACCCGTGAGGATAACCGGGTGGTCCGGCTTATCGTCGAGGGCGATGCCAACGGTTCCCTGGCCCTCGGCCAGCCCCAGGTGGTGTTGTCGGGAATACCAAAGGCCACCACCCACAACGGCGGCCGGATCCGCTTCGGTCCGGATGGCTTCCTGTATGTGGGCACCGGCGATGCCCAGCGCCGCGAACAGCCCCAGGACCCGAATGCGTTGGGCGGGAAAATACTCCGGCTCACCGCCGACGGCAGCCCCGCCCCCGGCAACCCGTTCGGCAACGCCGTCTACAGCCTGGGGCACCGGAACGTCCAGGGCCTGGCCTGGGACGGAGCAGGCAGGCTGTGGGCCAGCGAATTCGGCCCGGACATGGACGACGAGCTGAACCTGATTCTGCCGGGCGCCAACTACGGCTGGCCGCAGGTCACCGGCGCTCCGCACCGCGCCGGGTTCCAGGACGCCAAGGTGGTGTGGCCTTCCACCCGCGACTCTTCACCCAGCGGACTGGAAATCGCCGGAGGTGTTGCCTATCTGGGTGCCCTCCGCGGTGAACGCTTCTGGGCGGTCCCGCTCCAGGGGACGGAGGCAGGTGATCCTGTGGCCTATTTCACAGGTGAGTACGGCAGGATCCGGGACGTAATCCGGACGCCGGAGGGCGGACTATGGCTGCTGACGAACAACGAAAACCCTGATTTCGTGCTGGTTTTGCGCCCCTTCCAATGA
- the bcp gene encoding thioredoxin-dependent thiol peroxidase produces the protein MAERLATGDKAPAFTLQDSTGRDVSLAPRPGRSTIVYFYPAASTPGCTKEACDFRDSLASLQAAGYDVLGISPDPVEKLAKFAANESLTFPLLSDADHAVAEAYGAWGEKKNYGKTYQGLIRSTVVVDPSGTVSLAQYNVRATGHVAKLRRDLNVDN, from the coding sequence ATGGCTGAAAGACTCGCTACCGGCGACAAAGCACCCGCTTTCACCCTGCAGGATTCAACCGGCAGGGACGTCAGCCTGGCTCCCCGGCCCGGCCGCTCCACCATTGTCTATTTCTACCCGGCCGCCTCCACGCCCGGCTGCACCAAGGAGGCCTGCGACTTCCGGGACAGCCTCGCCTCCCTGCAGGCCGCCGGCTACGACGTCCTGGGCATCTCCCCCGACCCCGTTGAGAAATTGGCCAAGTTTGCTGCGAACGAGTCGCTGACGTTCCCGCTGCTCTCCGACGCGGACCACGCGGTGGCCGAGGCTTACGGTGCCTGGGGCGAAAAGAAGAACTACGGCAAGACATACCAGGGCCTCATCCGGTCCACTGTGGTGGTGGACCCGTCCGGCACCGTTTCCCTTGCCCAGTACAACGTCCGGGCCACCGGCCACGTGGCCAAGCTGCGGCGGGACCTCAACGTCGACAACTAA
- the ilvC gene encoding ketol-acid reductoisomerase codes for MTEMFYDDDADLSIIQGRKVAIVGYGSQGHAHALNLRDSGVEVVIALKDGSKSTAKAQDAGFTVKNVADAAEWADVIMILAPDQHQRSIYNDSIKDKLTPGKALAFAHGFNIRFGYIQAPEGVDVILVAPKAPGHTVRREFEAGRGIPDIIAVEQDASGNAWELAKSYAKAIGGTRAGVIKTTFTEETETDLFGEQSVLCGGVSQLIQYGFETLTEAGYQPQIAYFEVLHELKLIVDLMWEGGIAKQRWSVSDTAEYGDYVSGPRVITPEVKENMKAVLADIQSGAFAKRFIEDQDNGGVEFKELRAKAEQHPIEAVGRELRSLFSWQQQDVDYVEGSAAR; via the coding sequence GTGACTGAAATGTTCTACGACGACGACGCCGACCTGTCGATCATCCAGGGCCGCAAGGTTGCCATTGTTGGCTACGGCTCCCAGGGCCACGCCCACGCGCTCAACCTGCGCGATTCCGGCGTCGAGGTCGTCATCGCCCTGAAGGACGGCTCCAAGTCGACCGCCAAGGCGCAGGATGCAGGCTTCACGGTCAAGAACGTTGCCGACGCCGCCGAATGGGCGGACGTCATCATGATCCTGGCGCCGGACCAGCACCAGCGCTCGATCTACAACGACTCCATCAAGGACAAGCTGACCCCCGGCAAGGCCCTGGCCTTCGCCCACGGCTTCAACATCCGCTTCGGCTACATCCAGGCTCCGGAAGGCGTTGACGTCATCCTGGTGGCCCCGAAGGCTCCGGGCCACACCGTCCGCCGCGAGTTCGAAGCCGGCCGTGGCATCCCTGACATCATCGCCGTCGAGCAGGACGCGTCCGGCAACGCCTGGGAGCTGGCCAAGTCCTACGCCAAGGCCATCGGCGGCACCCGCGCCGGCGTCATCAAGACCACCTTCACCGAAGAGACCGAAACCGACCTCTTCGGCGAGCAGTCCGTCCTCTGCGGCGGCGTCTCCCAGCTGATCCAGTACGGCTTCGAGACCCTCACCGAGGCCGGCTACCAGCCGCAGATCGCCTACTTCGAGGTACTGCACGAGCTCAAGCTCATCGTTGACCTCATGTGGGAGGGCGGCATCGCCAAGCAGCGCTGGAGCGTGTCCGACACCGCAGAGTACGGGGACTACGTCTCCGGCCCGCGCGTCATCACCCCCGAGGTGAAGGAAAACATGAAGGCCGTCCTGGCCGACATCCAGTCCGGTGCATTCGCCAAGCGCTTCATCGAGGACCAGGACAACGGCGGCGTTGAGTTCAAGGAACTGCGCGCCAAGGCCGAGCAGCACCCCATCGAGGCTGTTGGCCGCGAACTGCGCTCCCTGTTCTCCTGGCAGCAGCAGGACGTCGACTACGTGGAAGGCTCCGCAGCCCGCTAA
- the ilvN gene encoding acetolactate synthase small subunit, which translates to MSRHTLSVLVEDKPGVLTRVASLFARRAFNINSLAVGPTEVPGVSRMTVVVDADGDLIEQVTKQLNKLINVIKIVELTPESSVQRDHILVKVRADAATRLQVTQAADLFRASVVDVSTDSVVIEATGHPEKLTALLSVLEPFGIREIVQSGTLAVGRGSRSMSDRALRSA; encoded by the coding sequence ATGAGCCGCCACACACTCTCCGTCCTGGTTGAGGACAAGCCCGGTGTCCTGACCCGCGTGGCCAGCCTCTTCGCCCGCCGCGCCTTCAACATCAACTCCCTGGCCGTTGGCCCCACCGAAGTGCCGGGCGTATCCCGCATGACGGTGGTGGTCGACGCCGACGGTGACCTCATCGAGCAGGTCACCAAGCAGCTCAACAAGCTGATCAACGTGATCAAGATCGTTGAGCTGACCCCAGAATCTTCCGTACAGCGCGACCACATCCTGGTCAAAGTACGTGCGGATGCCGCAACACGTCTGCAGGTAACCCAGGCCGCAGACCTGTTCCGCGCCTCAGTGGTTGACGTCTCCACCGACTCCGTCGTCATTGAGGCCACCGGCCACCCCGAAAAGCTCACAGCCCTGCTCTCAGTGCTGGAGCCCTTCGGCATCCGCGAAATTGTGCAGTCCGGCACCCTGGCCGTTGGACGGGGATCCCGCTCCATGAGTGACCGGGCGCTCCGCTCCGCCTAG
- the ilvD gene encoding dihydroxy-acid dehydratase: MSDAQTATENTPDIKPRSRVVTDGIHAAPARGMFRAVGMGDDDFAKPQVGVASSWNEITPCNLSLNRLAQGAKEGVHAGGGFPMQFGTISVSDGISMGHEGMHFSLVSREVIADSVETVMQAERIDGSVLLAGCDKSLPGMLMAAARLDLASVFLYAGSIMPGWVKLEDGSEKEVTLIDAFEAVGACAAGKMSMEDLTRIEKAICPGEGACGGMYTANTMACIGEALGMSLPGSAAPPSADRRRDEFARKSGEAVVNLLRQGITARDIMTRKAFENAIAVTMAFGGSTNAVLHLLAIAREAEVELTLDDFNRIGDKIPHLGDLKPFGRYVMTDVDRIGGVPVIMKALLDAGLLHGDCLTVTGKTVAENLEAINPPDVDGKILRALDNPIHKTGGITILHGSMAPEGAVVKSAGFDADVFEGTARVFEREQGALDALDNGAIKAGDVVVIRYEGPKGGPGMREMLAITGAIKGAGLGKDVLLLTDGRFSGGTTGLCIGHVAPEAVDGGPIAFVKDGDRIRVDIAARSFDLLVDEAELEARKVGWQPLPARYTKGVLAKYAKLVHSASQGAYTGV, translated from the coding sequence ATGAGTGACGCCCAGACCGCAACCGAGAACACGCCTGACATCAAGCCCCGCAGCCGTGTTGTGACCGACGGGATCCATGCGGCCCCCGCACGCGGCATGTTCCGGGCAGTCGGCATGGGGGATGACGACTTCGCCAAGCCGCAGGTGGGCGTGGCAAGTTCCTGGAATGAAATCACCCCCTGCAACCTCTCCCTGAACCGTCTCGCGCAGGGTGCCAAGGAAGGCGTCCACGCGGGTGGCGGTTTCCCCATGCAGTTCGGCACCATCTCCGTCTCCGACGGTATTTCCATGGGCCACGAAGGCATGCACTTTTCCCTGGTCTCCCGCGAAGTCATCGCCGACTCCGTTGAGACCGTGATGCAGGCCGAGCGCATCGACGGTTCGGTCCTGCTGGCAGGCTGTGACAAGTCCCTCCCGGGCATGCTCATGGCCGCCGCCCGCCTGGACCTGGCCAGCGTGTTCCTCTACGCCGGTTCCATCATGCCGGGGTGGGTCAAGCTCGAGGACGGCTCCGAAAAGGAAGTCACCCTCATTGACGCCTTCGAAGCGGTCGGTGCGTGTGCGGCCGGCAAGATGAGCATGGAGGACCTCACCCGCATCGAGAAGGCCATCTGTCCAGGCGAAGGCGCCTGCGGCGGCATGTACACGGCCAATACCATGGCCTGCATCGGCGAAGCACTGGGCATGTCCCTCCCCGGCTCGGCCGCCCCGCCTTCGGCAGACCGCCGTCGTGATGAATTCGCCCGCAAATCCGGTGAAGCGGTGGTCAACCTGCTGCGCCAGGGCATCACCGCCCGCGACATCATGACCAGGAAGGCCTTCGAGAACGCCATCGCGGTCACCATGGCCTTCGGCGGCTCCACCAACGCCGTCCTGCACCTGCTCGCCATCGCCCGCGAGGCCGAAGTTGAGCTGACCCTTGACGACTTCAACCGCATTGGGGACAAGATCCCGCACCTGGGCGACCTCAAGCCGTTCGGCCGCTACGTCATGACGGACGTGGACAGGATAGGCGGCGTGCCGGTGATCATGAAGGCACTGCTCGACGCCGGACTGCTGCACGGCGACTGCCTCACCGTGACCGGCAAGACGGTGGCGGAGAATCTTGAGGCGATCAACCCGCCTGACGTCGACGGCAAGATCCTGCGCGCCCTGGACAATCCCATCCACAAGACCGGAGGGATCACCATCCTGCACGGCTCCATGGCGCCTGAGGGCGCCGTGGTGAAGAGCGCCGGCTTCGACGCCGACGTCTTCGAGGGAACCGCGCGCGTGTTCGAGCGCGAGCAGGGTGCCTTGGACGCGCTGGACAACGGCGCCATCAAAGCCGGCGACGTTGTGGTCATCCGCTACGAAGGGCCCAAGGGAGGTCCGGGAATGCGCGAAATGCTCGCCATCACCGGTGCCATCAAGGGGGCAGGCCTGGGCAAGGACGTCCTGCTGCTCACCGACGGCCGGTTCTCCGGCGGCACGACAGGGCTGTGCATCGGCCACGTTGCACCGGAAGCGGTCGACGGCGGCCCCATCGCCTTCGTGAAGGACGGCGACCGGATCCGGGTGGACATCGCCGCCCGCAGCTTCGACCTGCTGGTGGACGAAGCCGAACTCGAAGCCCGCAAAGTGGGCTGGCAGCCGCTGCCGGCCAGGTACACCAAGGGCGTGCTCGCGAAGTACGCCAAGCTGGTCCACAGCGCCAGCCAGGGCGCCTACACCGGCGTGTGA